The DNA segment accaCAATTATATCCGAGCTTTATTTCTGTCATACTTGTGCGTGACATCTATATTGACAACTCAAGTTTAATAAACATTTTGGAAATAGAAATGTTAGTtacacattttttaacattcttCCAACGCACCTTTTTTCATGGTTCAAAGGGAGGAGTCAAACTCTAGTACTAGGGATTTATTATAACTCACGCACATTATTCAATAAACTAAAACTAGACCCCCTTGGTCTTCCAATACACCCTTTATTATTGGGTGCATACTTTTTAAGAAATTCACTTGATAATAGAATGTCTTTAGGAATATTCACCCAATAATAGAGGGTGTGTTGGAAAGAGTACAGTAAAGGCattattcttttgaaaattaGGTATCCAATGTTCCATTCAATTTGTGCTCTTCACCACAGGTGTTAACCATCGATTTGCTGCATTCCTGTTAGTCCAGCCAATGGGTGGTACGTCATGTTGAGTATTGTAGGATTTTCTTCTACATAGATAACTTTGAAGTAATGTATAAATGGCAATTAACTGTACTAACATAAAAAAGCCTAAAGTAGGGTTTAGTCTCGTGATGTTTCTGATGTATATTAAAAATAGGACTTGTGTTAGTGGTATGTTTTTTCCAGTTTCAATACTTGTGtgctttaaataaaaataaatactatgCCTTTATTTTTTGCTAAGTCTGACAATTTATACAGGAAGCATGGAATAAGTTCAATTCAGAGGAGCTTTTCTAATCTCAGATGAACTCAACTACTTCAAGTCAGTTTTGCTCTGCCCATTCTGTTGAGAGGGAGCCACTCCCCCCTTTTTTGCTGCCTCCCCCACTGCATATTTGTTTCGATTGAAGTTCTGTTGCATCGATGATGGAAAATCATTGTAGAAAATCAATTTCTTGTGTGGCGTCAGGATGGCCAAAGGTTACACCGGAGAGTAATCTGTAATCGATGTTATTTCTTTGGGGGGGGGGGACCGATGCTTAATGAATGCAATATGTTTTGTTGTAAAATACTAGTATCTTTTTGTTGACATCTGTCAATTCAATTCATTATTTCAGTCGAGTGAGAGCTCCTGAGCAgtcttttttttggttttgtttattcatttatattacttgtgatATAGTGTAAGTCTCCTGAATATATATTATTCCATAATGTTGAATGAAGTCAAAATGTGGGACGTTCCACAGACCTCCTTAGCACATGCTTCTATATTTTGTAATagctattttgattttgatttcaaacactaaatttaaaattattttccatcTCTGGTTTTAATTCGACCATGCTCTGCTGAGATCTAAGTTTGAAGTTTATGTTTATAATTAGTTATGTTAAAGTTTCGTACAATTTTGTATTTCAGTTTGTCCACATTAGTTTCTATGATTGGATAAGAGGAAGAAGGGGTACGGAATTTGTAAATGACTCGAACTTTTTGCTTTATAGACTTTTTAAAACTGAAATGAAAGGAAGGAGATGGGGGGATAAGTGAATATTTTCAATTCAATGCTTGAAGATTGTAGCATTGAAAGCATTactcataaaacaaaaaaaaataaaatacaaacaacTATAAGGTGTGGCACAAGTGACAAAGAGCTTGGGTTCTTTGACTATATAATAGGGGTTTGATCCCTGACGATGTGCATAGAGCAGCACCTGTAGGTAAAGAAATTGTTCCTTAATCAATACTTTACTTTTTCAGGAGATTAGTCCTATGGTTTCTAGTTGTGAGAGTACCTTTGGGTCCAATCTCAGATCTAAACAAAAGATATACAAACCACCATCACTGACCACATCAGTTTTTAGCCTTTGCTAGGAGAGGGTGGATGGAGTTTAATAGTCTACATGAAACGGTTTGTATTTCTGTAGGTCAAGCACGATACTGGCAACTGAGCCAACAGCAGCCGCAACTGATACTATGAAACAAACAACACTTAAGATTTGCATACCAATCCATCTACCACTCCACCTTGGGGTCCTCTTTTGTTTGATACTCATCTGCACTGGGAGAAAAACACTTAAAGGCCAAAACCCCAGTGCTCCAAGAAGTCCCAAAACGTCATTGAAGAATGGAATCAACATTGCTACAAAAGTGGTTATGATAACAAACACTGTTCTCCAAACTAATCTAAATGGGCTTAGATTGTAGGGTGAAAAACCAGGAATTGGAATTTTATATTCCGTCTCAACTTCAGGCCATCTTTTTGAAGCCCATTTCTCGACAAAGGCAAAGAGGGGCTGGGCATAAACTTGGTATGCTCCCACAAGGTGAATTACGATAGCAGCATTAGCAATATCTATGAGCCAATATGGGTTAAAAAAACCAAATCCTGTGAGCAGGTTCCCAGGTGCTGAATCTCCAAAAGCAGCATAGCCCATGAAACCACAAAGCATATAAAATGTTGTGGTTACTCCAATACTTATCTTAGCAGACTTCTTCATTGTCTTTGCTTCCGAtggtggagattttatggtgtCCTGTGTAGTCAGAATattacatattaattaattttctgataaaaaaagttatgaattaaatacatttttagtccttacaatttaatatttttgtctttataagattattttttttatttttaatccttacaaattatgtttgttttatttttggttcttatagtactttaaataatacttttttccttgttcaaagtattatttaaagtgttttagggattaaaaataaaacaaacataatttgttatgactaaaaacaaaaacataattgtacaagtatgaaaaataaaaataaaagttaaattataagaaataaaaagatatttttttttatctttctgttaaaacagaaaaaagaaagaaagaaaaaaaaaaagtgaacctGAATTTCAATGAGAATTTGAGAATATGAATAGGCGAAGGCTATGTCACCAAGACCTTggaaaaccccccatacttttGTGGCCTCGGTCACAGTTCCAATCCTTACTCCTGTGAGACTACCCTTGAAAGTACCCATTTCTGTTTAAGAaccaattaaacaaaaaaaaaaacattagccaatattttatttttaaatagtacTAGTACTttcttaaacaaaacaaaacaaaaaagtaggAATATAACCTGCAACTTTGGCAATGCCAAGAGCGAGCCCAATTGTGGAATAGACAAAAGACATGATTGCTGCAACTATGGAGAGCCACCATGTTTCATGAAAATCTGgaatttgagaaaataaaatttggattaTGCCAAAACCGATCATGTATGGGTTGCTTGAAACCTGACATGGACTTTTTCCGCCTGAAGAATGGAAACAGTTGGACCTTTTTATTGCCCTGTCAACCAAACACAAGTTAAATTGAAACAATCCCATAATTAAACTAgataatcaaacaagataattcTATGATTAGAAATAAATATTGCAACATCACAATGAATGAGCTAATTTCTATAGATACAGAAATCTATATACATATTCCAAATCTTCTGTAAAGTGAAATTACCTTAAAAAGCAACAGGTGAGTGTGTGCTAGAATTAGAAAGAGCATGTTGCTAGCATCTTTCTAACATCAATTATTTTGAGAAGCAATAGTTACATTATTAAAGAAAACTAATACatagtaacattttttaataataacttaaaaaatttgttgaaaaagcaaaaagcaaaataaattatgtaggGTGAACGCTAAATATAAAAGGGTTAAATTAATATGTAGATCTcacattattacaaaatttttaattaggttcttatgttttatttttttaattgggcccctctattaattttaaatttataatcagGTCCCTTTTGTCATCTTCCATTTGAGATCCATTTGGAATGCTATGTGACAAGGTTATgtggattttttaaattattatttataaaaaatgaaaaaatttaaaaagcatTGTGGTTGATGCAAATAGCATTGTAgacaaattaaagaataatCACACATTAAAGTTGAAGTTACCCTAGAGAGATATAGAATCCACATTTTAGGCTTTAGATTACAACTTGGGTCCTTTGAGAGATAATGAACTGGTTGTGAATAAAGTGGAGGCATAAACAACAATGTGCATCAACACATcataaaacaattaaacaaTTGCATGTGTCATAACAACACCATTTAATGACATATAATGACACTTGATATTTATATGTGAAGAAATTATTAGGTAATTTAAGATCATCTTATTTATGGCATCAACCAATAATCATGTGATACGTAAATGATCAAAGatatattcattaaattaaatataaactaaattattagGTCACATGATTATTTGGTTGGGATCATAGATGATATGATAGTCCTagactatttaataatttttcctatatgtttatataatgaaatattttgtcAAGTATAACAAATTTCACACAAGAAATTAACATATAGActtgattataaatttaaaattaatactataacataataaaaaaaatatagaaacctaatttaaaaatttgtaatagTATGAGAACTTGTAGACTAATTTAACCATATAAAGAAGTTAATAAATatgtgaaaattattttgtttagcgcttggaaaaaaatcaaccaagagttttatttaaaatatttggattatacattattttaaaaaagctaGCCTGAAAGTTAGGGATTGAAATTAACTAATTCATCCGAATATACCAAGTCTACGGGAATTTACTACTAGTATCAACTTACCACAAATCAATTTCTAAGATTTATGATTTCAAGATAATGTAAGTGGTGACTCACATCATGCTAATAGAAGCTGCAATTGTGTATCCTACGGCGGTTCCGTAAAGATTTGAGTACTGAACTACCCCACAAAATGCATCATAATACCCACCTGCAAAATCCATTAAAGCACATGTTACTAACTATCATACAACCCACAAGCGATtccattttaaaagaaaaatattctttcAACAACCAAAAGTCAATTATGTACAACACAATATTTGTCCTTTTGCTTTTAAAGCATATTGTTTTagatttatgtatatatataaaaaagataaagataatcaTGCATATTAAGATAATCATGCATATTAAGACAATCAGTCAATTAACAATTTAGAAAACATTATATGTATACACAGAAATATCCGTTCACACCAAAACATTTCAACATATTCAACCACGACAGACGTGTGACTTCGAAACTTTGAATGCAATCAGTAAGCTGATGTAAtattcaaaagaaaatgttatgagcaaaggaaaaatataagagTGAGTAATATAAGTGAAACAGGTTATATGATGTGAcggtaaaaagaaataaacagaatataatataatacttATACGAAGATGTCGCATTAGTAAGGAATAAAATTACGTACGTCttctatataattttattatatatatatatatataaagttcaCATGATGCTATAACTACTCATAATGAATGCGTATATATCATCAATTTATATTACCGAGAATGGATTGAACTGCATCCATGAAAGTATAGTTTCTCTTCCCGGTAACAGGGTCACCACAGCGATAACAATCAGCCAGAAGCGACGTCGTATACAACGTAACAACACTGAAGAAGATCATAACTGCAGGCCCAGCAACCCAACCCATTTGAGCCATGGCCCATGCCAAAGACAGCACCCCAGAACCCACCACTGCTGTTATTATGTGCGAGCTTGTTGTCCAAACGGTCCCTGcctcataaataataataattaacccatcaaatatcatatcatatacaaattaatatcatatatcatatacaatttttgtttttgtttttcacatGTTccctttttcaaaaacaattctGTTTGAAGTCTcagaaattaaatatgaataccTTTcccaaaagaaattcaaatgttagttaTTACGTTCGACTAGACCCAACTATCTTTGGTATCATATACAGATTATAATCAAAGAAATAAAGAtgatgtgaaaaaaataaaaaaataaaagtatataaattaagGTGTACCTGTTCGTTTAACATGGCCATCATCATCGTAGAATTTGGAGTTAGTTTGTGAAGAAACACCATCAATGGAGTAAGGCTCCATGCCAAAGTCTTGATGGTGGCTAAGATTGGTTCTGGAAGATTTTTCAACCATCTATTATTTATGGACCCGAGAGAACAATATAAATGGAGAAGAGAGTATTGAATATTGATGATATATACTACTGAACTAGTTAGCTTGTTATGTTCGTCCCAACAATGGTGGATGGAGTTGGGTTCACAAATAAAAGAACAATACACGtgcccaaaagaaaaaaataaaaaaaaagaggttggGTACAAATACTATTGTATAAGCACCAGCCACCAGCAAGGTTAGTGATCCATATTgatgcaaatcaaatcactatTGGCTTCGTGGGTGTGAAATGAAAATGGAGGATATTTATTGGGGTTCACTATATTTCTTAGAATTGTAAAATCCGTCGACCGTTCactaaaagataaaagttattacaagaaataataaataagtataCAGTTGTCattctcatttttaaaattaaaagaacctgaattatttaattttagttataacAATTGgattttattgtatttgtttgatttaatttaaaaatctgaTACCACGTAAGTTGCCACTAAAAGCCATTATATTTactttcagcaaaaaaaaaaagaagaagctatTATTTACTTTCAGCAAAACAAAAAGCCATTATATTTCAGCTAATCCTAAAAGGAAAACTCATTTAAAAAGAtgcaaacaaattaaattaatcaatgaatataatgataaaaaaatgcacaTGAAATGAATACCAAAGTATATTTCGATTAACTATACATAGAAAACTAATGGTGTTTGatttttgctatatattttttttagatttattttctataacaaattaaccttttatttttttaagaaaatatcttCTCAAACGATAATTTCAATGACATAACAATTAGCATGCCTTTAAACTTGAAACTATTTTTAAGGGATTTTTAATGTAAAACCTGAAAGTATTACCAAAATTGCTACAGCCTCGATAAAAAAATCAAGCCATAATCAAAATATTGGAGACTAACTATTAACTAATAGTGTTGAGACGAAAAAGaaaatccttcttttgggtgtattttcaattttttcgtTCAATATCAAGTCGACCTAAAAAGCAAGTTGATTTTCTAGTTGACTAGAGAATCAATCTATTCTATTCCTAAAACTCATGTGGCTCAAACAAACACCTTTCCCGGTGTGCGCAGTATAATCttcttttttagttataattggTCCATACTTTTGAAGCTTCAAGTTTCAACACATTAAAAATGTTTATCTTCtacatttttctaatttgtaaaatatcaAGAAGATAAGGAGAATATATAACACAGCACCATCGATAACACTGTATTATTCTAATTCTAAGAAAAATGAATCTTTGAatattaattccttttgcattgGATGGTTGTGGTTAATGGTT comes from the Glycine soja cultivar W05 chromosome 6, ASM419377v2, whole genome shotgun sequence genome and includes:
- the LOC114415815 gene encoding amino acid permease 3-like isoform X2; the protein is MEPYSIDGVSSQTNSKFYDDDGHVKRTGTVWTTSSHIITAVVGSGVLSLAWAMAQMGWVAGPAVMIFFSVVTLYTTSLLADCYRCGDPVTGKRNYTFMDAVQSILGGYYDAFCGVVQYSNLYGTAVGYTIAASISMMAIKRSNCFHSSGGKSPCQVSSNPYMIGFGIIQILFSQIPDFHETWWLSIVAAIMSFVYSTIGLALGIAKVAEMGTFKGSLTGVRIGTVTEATKVWGVFQGLGDIAFAYSYSQILIEIQDTIKSPPSEAKTMKKSAKISIGVTTTFYMLCGFMGYAAFGDSAPGNLLTGFGFFNPYWLIDIANAAIVIHLVGAYQVYAQPLFAFVEKWASKRWPEVETEYKIPIPGFSPYNLSPFRLVWRTVFVIITTFVAMLIPFFNDVLGLLGALGFWPLSVFLPVQMSIKQKRTPRWSGRWIGMQILSVVCFIVSVAAAVGSVASIVLDLQKYKPFHVDY
- the LOC114415815 gene encoding amino acid permease 3-like isoform X1, with protein sequence MVEKSSRTNLSHHQDFGMEPYSIDGVSSQTNSKFYDDDGHVKRTGTVWTTSSHIITAVVGSGVLSLAWAMAQMGWVAGPAVMIFFSVVTLYTTSLLADCYRCGDPVTGKRNYTFMDAVQSILGGYYDAFCGVVQYSNLYGTAVGYTIAASISMMAIKRSNCFHSSGGKSPCQVSSNPYMIGFGIIQILFSQIPDFHETWWLSIVAAIMSFVYSTIGLALGIAKVAEMGTFKGSLTGVRIGTVTEATKVWGVFQGLGDIAFAYSYSQILIEIQDTIKSPPSEAKTMKKSAKISIGVTTTFYMLCGFMGYAAFGDSAPGNLLTGFGFFNPYWLIDIANAAIVIHLVGAYQVYAQPLFAFVEKWASKRWPEVETEYKIPIPGFSPYNLSPFRLVWRTVFVIITTFVAMLIPFFNDVLGLLGALGFWPLSVFLPVQMSIKQKRTPRWSGRWIGMQILSVVCFIVSVAAAVGSVASIVLDLQKYKPFHVDY